From one uncultured Paludibacter sp. genomic stretch:
- a CDS encoding Outer membrane efflux protein encodes MKSKILFISISLLLFTSGVSAQKAWTLEQCIDTALANNRTIRQQQLAYKSKEIAYKQSKNDLLPDLNASLGQNFNFGRSLTSNNNYVNSNSQNTSFGVGSNLTLFDGLKMKYNIEAKKAELLAAGADVEKIEKDIILNVSTVFLQVLQNKELLKNAENQLQITKENIEXRKQLIDAGKLAEGEIYELLAQEAKEELSRVQAENNVQLSLLDLAQVMNLDSSQSIDVVVPENLLSNELSVLSANEVYISAVQNRPEIKSAQYRLQSSEKNVNIAKSYYFPKLSLGANWGTGYYNMSNIQDNPSFGSQFKNNMQTSVGFSLSIPIFNKFQIRNQIESAKLDVENTKIEIDKTKLELKKNIEQAYYNAIAAKNRWESAQKSVKANEEAYRFASQKFEAGRANQYESNLAKTNLAQAISEQTQAKYEYVFRLKLLELMK; translated from the coding sequence ATGAAATCAAAAATATTATTCATATCAATTAGCTTGCTATTGTTTACGTCAGGCGTTTCTGCTCAAAAAGCGTGGACCTTGGAACAATGTATTGACACCGCCTTAGCAAATAACAGAACCATTCGCCAGCAGCAACTTGCCTATAAATCGAAAGAAATTGCTTATAAACAATCGAAAAATGATTTATTGCCTGATTTGAATGCGTCACTCGGACAAAATTTTAACTTTGGTCGGTCTCTTACTTCTAACAACAACTATGTTAATTCTAATTCTCAAAATACTTCTTTTGGTGTGGGTTCTAATTTAACATTATTTGACGGCTTGAAAATGAAGTACAATATTGAAGCTAAAAAAGCAGAATTACTTGCCGCCGGAGCCGATGTTGAAAAAATAGAAAAAGACATTATCCTGAATGTATCGACAGTTTTTCTGCAAGTACTTCAAAACAAAGAATTGCTGAAAAATGCAGAAAATCAATTGCAAATTACAAAAGAAAATATCGAAAGNCGCAAACAACTGATAGATGCAGGAAAACTTGCCGAAGGTGAAATTTATGAACTGCTAGCGCAAGAAGCGAAAGAAGAACTTTCACGTGTGCAGGCGGAAAACAACGTCCAATTATCGCTACTTGACTTAGCACAAGTAATGAATTTAGACAGCTCTCAGAGTATAGATGTGGTCGTGCCTGAAAACCTGCTGTCAAATGAACTCTCGGTACTCTCTGCTAACGAGGTATACATAAGCGCAGTACAAAACCGTCCCGAAATAAAATCAGCGCAATACCGCCTCCAGAGTAGTGAAAAAAATGTGAACATAGCAAAATCGTATTATTTTCCTAAATTAAGTTTAGGCGCAAATTGGGGAACNGGTTACTATAATATGAGTAACATTCAAGATAATCCTTCTTTTGGAAGTCAATTTAAAAATAATATGCAGACAAGTGTGGGATTTAGTCTTTCTATCCCTATTTTTAATAAATTCCAAATTCGTAATCAAATTGAAAGCGCAAAACTGGATGTGGAAAACACAAAAATTGAAATTGATAAAACAAAGTTGGAACTGAAGAAAAATATTGAGCAGGCATATTACAATGCCATTGCCGCTAAAAACCGTTGGGAATCGGCACAAAAATCTGTAAAAGCCAATGAAGAAGCTTACCGGTTTGCATCACAGAAATTTGAAGCGGGAAGAGCAAATCAATACGAATCAAATTTGGCTAAAACAAATCTTGCGCAAGCCATTTCGGAACAAACACAAGCCAAATATGAATATGTTTTTAGATTGAAATTACTGGAATTAATGAAATAG
- a CDS encoding Transcriptional regulator, PadR family has product MNIDNIKSQMRKGYLEHCILLILKNKSAYASDIISELKGVKLIVVEGTLYPLLTRLKXNELLNYRWEESPQGPPRKYYEITPKGEKFLQELETAWVEINDILYKIKEXTSKTESQEPSEN; this is encoded by the coding sequence ATGAATATCGACAACATTAAATCGCAAATGCGGAAAGGATATTTGGAACATTGCATTCTGCTTATTCTGAAAAACAAATCGGCTTACGCTTCCGATATCATTTCAGAGTTGAAAGGAGTGAAGCTGATTGTAGTAGAAGGCACACTTTATCCTTTACTNACTCGTTTAAAAAANAACGAGTTGCTAAATTATCGCTGGGAGGAATCTCCGCAAGGTCCTCCACGTAAATATTATGAAATTACTCCGAAAGGAGAAAAATTTTTGCAAGAACTGGAAACAGCCTGGGTGGAAATTAATGATATCCTTTATAAAATTAAAGAAAANACATCCAAAACAGAGAGCCAAGAACCATCTGAAAACTAA